From a region of the Corallococcus coralloides DSM 2259 genome:
- a CDS encoding aldo/keto reductase codes for MIQRPLGKSGLTVSALGFGAGPVGSEALSDADAEALLHGVLDAGITLIDTAPSYGVSEERIGRFLGSRRREFVLSTKCGYGVPGVEDWTPECITRGVDLALQRLRTDVLDVLHFHSCPPDVLHRPGLIEALTRAVEAGKVRAAAYSGDNAGLDAALETGAFAVVQTSVNLFDQRSLDHGVAKAQERGVGVIAKRPLANAPWRFPGRPYAHDVGEYWERMQRMALQTDGLDWPELALRFTAFAPGVATCIVGTTRLDNLRANARTLEQGPLPEPTVQAIRDAFRRHDTGWDGVI; via the coding sequence ATGATTCAACGTCCCCTGGGGAAGAGTGGCCTCACCGTGTCCGCGCTCGGCTTTGGCGCCGGGCCCGTGGGCAGTGAAGCGCTGAGCGACGCCGACGCGGAGGCGCTCCTCCACGGCGTGCTGGACGCGGGCATCACGCTCATCGACACCGCGCCCAGCTACGGCGTGTCCGAGGAGCGCATCGGCCGGTTCCTCGGCTCGCGCCGCCGAGAGTTCGTGCTGTCCACCAAGTGCGGCTACGGCGTGCCCGGCGTGGAGGACTGGACGCCCGAGTGCATCACGCGCGGCGTGGACCTGGCCCTCCAGCGCCTGCGCACGGACGTGCTGGACGTGCTGCACTTCCACTCGTGCCCTCCGGACGTGCTCCACCGCCCGGGCCTCATCGAGGCGCTCACCCGCGCGGTGGAGGCGGGCAAGGTGCGCGCCGCCGCGTACTCGGGCGACAACGCCGGGCTGGACGCCGCGCTGGAGACGGGCGCGTTCGCCGTGGTGCAGACGTCCGTGAACCTCTTCGACCAGCGCTCGCTGGACCATGGCGTGGCGAAGGCCCAGGAGCGCGGTGTGGGCGTCATCGCCAAGCGCCCCCTGGCCAACGCGCCGTGGCGCTTCCCGGGGCGCCCCTACGCGCACGACGTGGGCGAGTACTGGGAACGGATGCAGCGCATGGCCCTCCAGACGGATGGCCTGGACTGGCCGGAGCTGGCGCTGCGCTTCACCGCGTTCGCGCCGGGCGTGGCCACCTGCATCGTGGGCACCACGCGGCTGGACAACCTGCGCGCCAACGCACGCACCCTGGAGCAGGGTCCCCTCCCCGAGCCCACCGTTCAGGCCATCCGCGACGCCTTCCGTCGCCATGACACCGGGTGGGACGGCGTCATTTGA
- a CDS encoding glycoside hydrolase family 15 protein → MDLYSAARRMARPFRFTNPASYREISLAARGVIGDGSSCALVRPDGVIDWLCFPRFDSPSVFAGILDDEKGGITGITPVVWPFESLQRYDPDTNVLETLFRFERKGAIRIIDYMPWTNDPRSNVHEVHRRIECLEGPVELNIVFDPRFGFGASRTRVEREEHGLVARGSGGERLVAVLSGEAEWRPCEALRGPPCRGDMGVQTRIRMGPGERRWMILSWDSDRPEPLAAYRPFDHLRDTRQAWREWAQQLHYEGPWRHHVLRSALALKLLMYGPTGAMVAAPTTSLPEWIGGPRNWDYRFSWVRDSAMAVRATNLLGFQSESREFFYFMRDTLQRGDTLQVMYTLDGASVPPERELDHLGGFQGSRPVRLGNGARDQFQFDTAGALLDAAYLYERSGGRLPLRTWRLLRSVIQTTALRWSEPDHGIWEPRREMRHNVHSKLMGWLALRRGQHLARLFGETALEHSSAALADVIRADILRNGVDPARKHFVGVYGGNEPDAALLQLPIVGCFRGTDPFILRTLDWLRAELGAGPFLRRYRMGDGIEGPEGGFILCGFWLAEALALANRIQEAEDVFVAHAEASNHLGLLAEEIHPLTREQLGNFPQAFSHLGLISAAARIDRALRLRDEGQSEPPHLLEPEPPSIE, encoded by the coding sequence ATGGACCTCTACAGCGCCGCCAGGCGGATGGCCCGCCCCTTCCGGTTCACCAACCCGGCGTCCTACCGGGAGATCTCCCTGGCTGCCCGCGGGGTGATTGGCGATGGAAGCTCCTGCGCGCTCGTCCGGCCAGACGGCGTCATCGACTGGCTCTGCTTCCCCCGCTTCGACAGCCCGAGCGTCTTCGCGGGCATCCTCGATGACGAGAAGGGTGGCATCACCGGCATCACCCCCGTCGTGTGGCCCTTCGAGAGCCTGCAGCGCTACGACCCGGACACCAACGTCCTGGAGACGCTGTTCCGCTTCGAGCGCAAGGGGGCCATCCGCATCATCGACTACATGCCGTGGACCAACGACCCGCGCTCCAACGTTCACGAGGTGCACCGGCGCATCGAGTGCCTGGAAGGCCCGGTGGAGCTGAACATCGTCTTCGACCCGCGCTTCGGTTTCGGGGCATCGCGGACGCGGGTGGAGCGGGAGGAGCACGGTCTGGTCGCCCGCGGGTCGGGAGGGGAGCGGCTGGTCGCCGTGCTCAGCGGGGAGGCGGAGTGGCGGCCCTGCGAGGCGCTGCGCGGCCCACCCTGCCGGGGAGACATGGGCGTCCAGACGCGCATCCGGATGGGGCCGGGCGAGCGGCGCTGGATGATCCTGTCGTGGGATTCCGACCGGCCGGAGCCGCTGGCCGCGTACCGGCCCTTCGACCACCTGCGGGACACGCGCCAGGCCTGGCGCGAGTGGGCGCAACAGCTCCACTACGAAGGGCCGTGGCGGCACCACGTGCTGCGCTCCGCGCTGGCGCTGAAGCTGCTGATGTACGGCCCCACGGGCGCGATGGTGGCCGCGCCCACCACCTCGCTCCCTGAATGGATTGGAGGGCCTCGCAACTGGGACTACCGCTTCAGCTGGGTCCGCGACTCCGCGATGGCGGTGCGCGCCACCAACCTCCTCGGCTTCCAGAGTGAGTCGCGCGAGTTCTTCTACTTCATGCGCGACACGTTGCAGCGCGGTGACACGCTGCAGGTGATGTACACGCTGGACGGTGCCTCCGTGCCACCGGAGCGGGAGCTGGACCACCTGGGTGGATTCCAGGGCTCGCGGCCGGTGCGGCTTGGGAATGGTGCGAGGGACCAATTCCAGTTCGACACCGCGGGCGCGCTGCTCGACGCGGCGTACCTCTACGAGCGCTCCGGCGGGCGGCTGCCGCTGCGCACCTGGAGGCTGCTCCGCTCGGTCATCCAGACCACCGCCCTCCGCTGGAGCGAGCCCGACCACGGCATCTGGGAGCCGCGCCGGGAGATGCGGCACAACGTCCACTCGAAGCTCATGGGGTGGCTGGCCCTGCGCCGGGGGCAGCACCTGGCACGGCTCTTCGGGGAGACGGCGCTGGAGCACTCCAGCGCCGCCCTGGCGGACGTCATCCGGGCGGACATCCTGCGCAACGGCGTGGATCCGGCGCGCAAGCACTTCGTTGGAGTCTACGGAGGGAACGAGCCAGACGCCGCGCTGCTGCAGCTGCCCATCGTGGGCTGCTTCCGGGGGACGGATCCGTTCATCCTGAGGACGCTCGACTGGCTGCGCGCGGAGCTGGGCGCGGGCCCGTTCTTGCGCCGGTACCGGATGGGTGACGGGATAGAGGGGCCGGAGGGAGGCTTCATCCTCTGCGGCTTCTGGCTGGCGGAGGCGCTGGCGTTGGCCAATCGCATCCAGGAGGCCGAGGACGTCTTCGTCGCGCACGCGGAGGCGTCGAACCACCTGGGACTGCTGGCGGAGGAGATCCACCCGCTGACGCGCGAGCAGTTGGGAAACTTCCCACAGGCCTTCAGCCACCTCGGCCTCATCAGCGCCGCCGCGCGCATCGACCGCGCGCTCAGGCTCCGAGACGAAGGGCAGTCGGAGCCCCCGCACCTCCTGGAGCCCGAGCCGCCATCCATTGAGTGA
- a CDS encoding serine hydrolase domain-containing protein, which yields MKRLRAWSLCVLLASGCATTSAVRESPPVPDVAALDAEAARAMSATGAKGLAIAVIDNGRVVATRAYGSRDAKGEPLRTDTVMYGASITKTVFAYVVMQLADEKRIDLDTSISKYLDKPLPDYPDEDRYSTWSHLAGDERWRDITPRVLLTHSAGFANFGFLEPDERLRIHFAPGSRFAYSGDGIILMQFVLERGLGLDVGAEMQRRVFDRFGMRTTSMMWRPDFAQNLADGWKLDGSVEPHDERSRVRAAGSMDTTLDDLARFAAALVSGEDLSPEAFARMTSPQLPITTRSQFPTLQDELPPESRRKDLAAGLGVVVFDGPQGRGFFKNGHNDSTGNTLVCLPRGRRCVLILSNDVRAEPAYPHLVRFVLGEAGVPWDWEYGDMAFWDGR from the coding sequence ATGAAGAGGCTGCGCGCCTGGAGCCTGTGTGTGTTGCTTGCCAGCGGCTGTGCCACGACTTCGGCGGTTCGTGAGTCACCGCCCGTTCCCGACGTCGCCGCGCTGGATGCGGAGGCGGCTCGCGCGATGTCCGCGACCGGCGCGAAGGGGCTGGCCATCGCGGTCATCGACAATGGCCGCGTGGTCGCGACCCGGGCCTATGGCTCCCGCGATGCGAAGGGTGAACCGCTGCGCACGGACACGGTGATGTATGGCGCGTCCATCACCAAGACGGTCTTCGCCTACGTCGTAATGCAGCTGGCGGACGAGAAGCGCATCGACCTGGACACGTCCATCTCGAAGTACCTGGACAAGCCGCTGCCTGACTACCCGGACGAGGACCGCTATTCGACCTGGTCCCATCTGGCCGGTGACGAACGCTGGCGGGACATCACGCCTCGCGTGCTGCTCACCCACAGCGCGGGCTTCGCCAACTTCGGCTTCCTCGAACCCGACGAGCGGCTGCGCATCCACTTCGCTCCGGGCAGCCGGTTCGCCTACTCCGGCGACGGCATCATCCTGATGCAGTTCGTGCTCGAACGCGGGCTCGGGCTGGACGTGGGCGCGGAGATGCAACGGCGCGTGTTCGACCGCTTCGGCATGCGCACGACCAGCATGATGTGGCGGCCGGACTTCGCGCAGAACCTGGCCGACGGCTGGAAGCTCGACGGCAGCGTGGAGCCGCACGACGAACGCAGCAGGGTGCGCGCGGCGGGTTCCATGGACACCACGCTCGATGACCTGGCGCGCTTCGCTGCCGCGTTGGTGAGCGGTGAGGATCTGTCTCCGGAGGCCTTCGCCCGGATGACCTCGCCCCAATTGCCCATCACCACCCGGAGCCAGTTCCCTACCCTGCAGGACGAACTGCCGCCGGAGTCACGGCGCAAGGACCTGGCGGCAGGCCTGGGCGTGGTGGTGTTCGACGGCCCGCAGGGACGCGGGTTCTTCAAGAACGGCCACAACGACAGCACCGGCAACACCCTCGTGTGCCTGCCTCGTGGACGCCGCTGCGTGCTCATCCTGAGCAACGACGTCCGCGCCGAGCCCGCCTACCCCCACCTCGTTCGCTTCGTGTTGGGCGAGGCCGGTGTGCCCTGGGACTGGGAATACGGCGACATGGCGTTCTGGGACGGCCGCTGA
- a CDS encoding (2Fe-2S)-binding protein translates to MAFTLNVNGASHVIDEEEDIPLLYVLRDTLRLNGAKYGCGVGQCGACTVLRDGVPVRSCVVPAVSLQGREVTTVEGLRAPDGTLHALQRAFLAEQAGQCAYCIPGMILSAAGLLRRKPSPTEANIRTALDANLCRCGSHNRIVRAVQRAAAELAE, encoded by the coding sequence ATGGCCTTCACGCTGAACGTCAACGGAGCATCCCACGTCATCGACGAGGAGGAGGACATCCCCCTTCTCTACGTCCTGCGCGACACGCTGCGGCTCAACGGCGCGAAGTACGGCTGCGGCGTGGGCCAGTGCGGCGCGTGCACCGTGCTGCGTGACGGGGTGCCGGTGCGCTCGTGTGTCGTGCCCGCGGTGTCGCTCCAGGGACGGGAGGTCACCACGGTGGAGGGCCTGCGCGCTCCGGACGGCACGCTGCATGCGCTCCAGCGCGCGTTCCTCGCGGAGCAGGCCGGACAGTGCGCGTACTGCATCCCGGGGATGATCCTCTCCGCGGCGGGCCTCCTGCGCCGGAAGCCCTCTCCCACCGAGGCGAACATCCGCACCGCGCTGGATGCGAACCTGTGCCGGTGTGGCTCGCACAACCGCATCGTGCGCGCCGTCCAGCGCGCGGCGGCGGAGCTGGCGGAATGA
- a CDS encoding xanthine dehydrogenase family protein molybdopterin-binding subunit: MSAPVSRRSVLKGSLVLAFALAGPDVTWAAPGQKNGLPQDLARTPGLDAWIRIGEDGVVTLMTGKVELGQGILTALGQLCAEELDVEPSRLRVVSGDTRVCPPEGATAGSMSIPNGGAAVRQASAEVRALLVDMAAKKLRVPATRLTVRDGTLQDTGGRARITYWELVGGKRLEREATGTVAPKPAGQRKQVGRSLPRMDLPAKVVGEARFVQDLRSDTQVHGRVVRAPSPGASLVAVDSAPVAAMPGVLKVVRDGSFLGVIASREWQAVKAAAALAAAARWKDGAPLPEDPHAWLLTQPTRDTVIHSVERPTDVAPARTLEATYRRPYQMHASIGPSCAVAEWDGTTMTVHTHSQSVFETGEAVAKLLGLSKEQVHFRHQDGSGCYGHNGADDVAADAALLARALPGRAVRVQWSREDEHTNEPYGSAMVTRVRAGVDANGDVLDWDYALWSMSHGTRPGGVPGNLLAGRSLAKPFAQPMPRNGGPPNYSADRNAIPLYAFPGQAVTTHFVTAMPVRVSSMRGLGAYANVFSIESFMDELAHAAKVDPAAFRLRQLRDERAKAVIVRATERFGWERYQRRPHHGRGLAFARYKNLAAYCAVCMEVVVPPDTLVPRVVRAVLAADAGEVVNPDGLANQLEGGLIQSLSWSLKEAVRFDSRRILSRDWEGYPILTFSEAPPVDVQLIDRPEEPFLGAGEASQGPSAAALANAVFDATGLRVRDLPITAERLKALRG, translated from the coding sequence ATGAGCGCTCCGGTCTCCCGTCGTTCGGTGTTGAAGGGCTCGCTGGTGCTGGCCTTCGCGCTCGCGGGGCCGGACGTCACCTGGGCCGCGCCCGGGCAGAAGAACGGCCTGCCCCAGGACCTGGCGCGCACGCCCGGACTGGATGCGTGGATCCGCATTGGCGAGGACGGCGTCGTCACGTTGATGACGGGCAAGGTGGAGCTGGGCCAGGGCATCCTCACCGCGCTGGGACAGCTGTGCGCGGAGGAGCTGGACGTTGAACCGTCGCGGCTGCGCGTCGTGTCCGGGGACACGCGCGTCTGTCCTCCTGAAGGCGCCACGGCCGGGAGCATGTCCATCCCCAATGGCGGCGCGGCGGTGCGGCAGGCCTCCGCGGAGGTGCGCGCGCTGCTGGTGGACATGGCCGCGAAGAAGCTGCGCGTCCCGGCGACGCGGCTCACCGTCCGGGACGGCACGCTGCAGGACACGGGCGGACGCGCCCGCATCACCTACTGGGAGCTCGTGGGAGGAAAACGCCTCGAGCGCGAGGCCACCGGCACCGTCGCGCCCAAACCCGCGGGCCAGCGCAAGCAGGTGGGCCGGTCCCTTCCCCGGATGGACCTGCCCGCGAAGGTGGTGGGGGAAGCGCGCTTCGTCCAGGACCTGCGGTCCGATACGCAGGTGCATGGCCGCGTGGTGCGCGCGCCCTCGCCGGGTGCGTCGCTCGTGGCGGTGGACTCCGCGCCGGTGGCCGCGATGCCCGGCGTGCTCAAGGTGGTGCGGGACGGAAGCTTCCTGGGCGTCATCGCCTCACGTGAATGGCAGGCGGTGAAGGCCGCCGCCGCGCTGGCCGCCGCCGCGCGCTGGAAGGACGGCGCGCCCCTCCCCGAGGATCCGCATGCGTGGTTGCTGACCCAGCCGACGCGGGACACGGTCATCCATTCCGTGGAGCGTCCCACCGACGTCGCGCCCGCGCGCACGTTGGAGGCCACCTACCGCCGGCCGTACCAGATGCATGCGTCCATCGGTCCGTCCTGCGCGGTGGCGGAGTGGGACGGCACCACGATGACGGTGCACACCCACAGCCAGAGCGTGTTCGAGACGGGCGAGGCCGTGGCGAAGCTGCTGGGTCTTTCGAAGGAACAGGTGCACTTCCGGCACCAGGACGGCTCCGGCTGCTACGGCCACAACGGCGCGGACGACGTGGCGGCGGACGCCGCACTGCTGGCCCGCGCCCTGCCCGGCCGCGCTGTGCGCGTGCAGTGGTCGCGCGAGGACGAACACACGAACGAGCCCTATGGCTCCGCCATGGTGACCCGGGTGCGCGCGGGCGTGGATGCGAACGGGGACGTGCTCGACTGGGATTACGCGCTCTGGTCCATGTCGCACGGGACACGGCCTGGGGGCGTTCCTGGCAACCTGCTCGCGGGCCGGTCGCTGGCGAAGCCCTTCGCCCAGCCGATGCCGAGGAACGGCGGACCGCCGAACTACTCCGCAGACCGCAACGCCATCCCGCTGTATGCCTTTCCGGGTCAGGCCGTGACGACGCACTTCGTGACGGCGATGCCCGTGCGCGTGTCGTCCATGCGCGGCCTGGGTGCCTATGCGAACGTCTTCTCCATCGAGTCCTTCATGGACGAGCTGGCGCACGCCGCGAAGGTGGACCCCGCCGCGTTCCGGCTCCGGCAGCTTCGCGATGAGCGGGCAAAGGCAGTCATCGTCCGCGCGACGGAGCGGTTCGGCTGGGAGCGCTACCAGCGCAGACCGCATCATGGACGCGGGCTCGCCTTCGCCCGGTACAAGAACCTGGCGGCGTACTGCGCGGTATGCATGGAGGTCGTCGTGCCTCCGGACACGCTCGTGCCGCGCGTGGTGCGCGCCGTGCTCGCCGCCGACGCGGGCGAGGTGGTCAACCCGGATGGGCTCGCCAACCAGTTGGAGGGTGGGCTCATCCAGTCGCTGAGCTGGAGTCTGAAGGAGGCCGTGCGCTTCGACTCGCGGCGCATCCTGTCTCGCGACTGGGAGGGCTATCCCATCCTCACCTTCTCCGAAGCGCCGCCCGTGGACGTGCAGCTCATCGACCGGCCGGAGGAGCCGTTCCTCGGCGCGGGGGAAGCGAGTCAGGGCCCTTCGGCGGCGGCGCTCGCCAACGCCGTGTTCGACGCCACGGGCCTGCGCGTGCGCGACCTGCCCATCACCGCGGAGCGACTGAAGGCCCTGCGCGGTTAG
- a CDS encoding Spy/CpxP family protein refolding chaperone → MKKTLVIAGTAVVAVTLLTGFGWGRHHRGTPDPARINQMVTWKLDDKLDDLNATEAQRSSIHAVKDRLLSEGQSLMEGQQAARAEAVTQLTSDAPDAAKLHSLVDARIDAARAFAHKAVDAVIEVHRTLTPAQRQTLASDFREHTGAK, encoded by the coding sequence ATGAAGAAGACGCTCGTCATCGCCGGTACCGCCGTCGTCGCCGTCACCCTGCTCACCGGTTTCGGCTGGGGCCGCCATCACCGCGGCACGCCCGACCCGGCGCGCATCAACCAGATGGTCACCTGGAAGCTGGACGACAAGCTGGATGACCTCAACGCCACCGAAGCGCAGCGCTCCTCCATCCACGCCGTGAAGGACCGCCTCCTCAGCGAAGGCCAGTCCCTCATGGAGGGCCAGCAGGCCGCTCGCGCCGAGGCCGTCACCCAACTGACGTCCGACGCGCCCGACGCCGCGAAGCTCCACTCCCTGGTGGACGCGCGCATCGACGCGGCTCGCGCCTTCGCCCACAAGGCCGTGGATGCCGTGATCGAAGTCCATCGCACGCTCACTCCCGCCCAGCGCCAGACGCTCGCCAGCGACTTCCGCGAGCACACCGGCGCGAAGTAG
- a CDS encoding DUF6310 domain-containing protein, whose protein sequence is MVVIGVAIKEALDAYEFRHAYPEEAGTSRGTKVASRDAEAQREPKLKPKPAGQDWQPPVPPVPVDRTGRASCEPVPVPHAGEDDPHNECADKFPPNRYPGMDVLVGGVRFDALQVGARKLWEIKTHQFDTYSAFLRRQVISEQVTRMREEKDVAESCGYGFVVGVSSAAHKTALERAAPELDIVVTGCKR, encoded by the coding sequence GTGGTGGTGATTGGCGTCGCCATCAAGGAAGCGCTGGATGCATACGAATTCCGCCACGCCTACCCCGAGGAAGCAGGCACCTCGCGAGGAACGAAGGTGGCATCCCGGGATGCGGAAGCGCAACGCGAGCCCAAGCTGAAGCCCAAACCCGCGGGGCAAGACTGGCAGCCGCCAGTGCCGCCTGTTCCCGTGGACCGGACGGGACGCGCCAGTTGCGAGCCTGTTCCTGTTCCCCACGCGGGCGAGGACGATCCGCATAATGAATGTGCCGACAAGTTCCCACCCAACCGATATCCCGGGATGGATGTGCTTGTTGGCGGTGTGCGCTTCGATGCGTTGCAGGTCGGCGCTCGCAAGTTGTGGGAGATCAAGACCCATCAATTCGACACGTACAGTGCTTTTCTCCGACGTCAGGTGATCAGCGAACAGGTAACCAGGATGCGGGAAGAGAAGGACGTTGCGGAGTCTTGTGGATATGGCTTCGTCGTTGGCGTGAGCAGTGCCGCGCACAAAACAGCGCTGGAGCGCGCGGCGCCCGAACTGGACATCGTTGTCACGGGGTGCAAGCGATGA
- a CDS encoding S8 family peptidase, translating to MSLKLLSRTVASACVLFLLPACQSTGNPIPPPGDTPCRGTASVQTPVREKFLTVAKPVSGEYVVVLKALQEGDAAQEPGVVARRLTERFGGKAFHVYTHALRGFAARMSEQQARAMSAAPEVEYVQQNGVVTLDESQPDATWGIDRIDQRDLPLNQLYQYQTQGRGVHVYVIDTGIRPTHQEFAGRADIAFDAVGDGRNGVDCNGHGTHVSATVGGNLYGIAKSASLHAVRVLNCEGSGTTAGVVAGVDWVTEHHQSPAVANMSLGGGVDAALDDAVRRSIALGVTYVLAAGNENQDACKRSPARTAEAITVGATTTVDRRASFSNHGDCVDVFAPGEEIFSAWASDDTATRTLSGTSMATPHVTGIVALFLEAHPASAPQEVSTAMTGNATPDKVTNPGRCSPNRMAYSGFIEPLRAPTVRNGGE from the coding sequence ATGTCGCTGAAGCTCCTGTCGCGGACGGTCGCGTCCGCCTGCGTGCTGTTCCTGCTGCCGGCGTGCCAGAGCACGGGCAATCCCATCCCGCCACCCGGTGACACACCCTGCCGGGGCACCGCGTCCGTGCAGACACCGGTGCGCGAGAAGTTCCTCACGGTCGCGAAGCCGGTCTCCGGTGAATACGTCGTCGTGCTCAAGGCGCTCCAGGAAGGGGACGCCGCGCAGGAGCCGGGGGTGGTCGCGCGGCGCCTGACGGAGCGCTTCGGCGGCAAGGCCTTCCACGTGTACACGCACGCGCTGAGGGGCTTCGCCGCGCGCATGAGCGAACAGCAGGCCCGTGCCATGTCCGCCGCGCCCGAGGTGGAGTACGTGCAGCAGAATGGCGTGGTGACGCTCGACGAGAGCCAGCCCGATGCGACGTGGGGGATTGACCGCATCGACCAGCGCGACCTGCCGCTCAATCAGCTCTACCAGTACCAGACGCAGGGCCGGGGCGTGCACGTGTACGTCATCGACACGGGCATTCGCCCCACGCACCAGGAGTTCGCCGGGCGGGCGGACATCGCCTTCGATGCCGTCGGCGACGGTCGCAACGGCGTGGACTGCAACGGCCATGGCACCCACGTGTCCGCCACGGTGGGCGGCAACCTGTATGGCATCGCCAAGAGCGCGTCGCTGCACGCCGTGCGCGTGCTGAACTGCGAGGGCTCCGGGACGACGGCGGGCGTGGTGGCGGGCGTGGATTGGGTGACCGAGCACCACCAGTCCCCGGCGGTGGCCAACATGAGCCTGGGCGGAGGGGTGGACGCGGCGCTCGACGATGCCGTGCGCCGCTCCATCGCGTTGGGCGTGACGTATGTGCTGGCGGCGGGCAACGAGAACCAGGACGCGTGCAAGCGCTCTCCCGCGCGCACCGCCGAGGCCATCACCGTGGGTGCCACCACCACCGTGGACCGGCGGGCGTCCTTCTCCAACCATGGCGACTGCGTGGACGTCTTCGCGCCCGGCGAGGAGATCTTCTCGGCCTGGGCCAGCGATGACACGGCGACCCGAACGCTGAGCGGCACGTCCATGGCCACCCCCCATGTCACCGGCATCGTCGCGCTCTTCCTGGAGGCCCATCCCGCCTCCGCGCCCCAGGAGGTCAGCACCGCCATGACGGGCAACGCCACGCCGGACAAGGTGACCAACCCCGGACGCTGCTCACCGAACCGCATGGCCTACTCGGGCTTCATCGAACCCCTGCGGGCCCCTACCGTCCGGAACGGCGGGGAGTAG
- a CDS encoding DUF5953 family protein yields MTTQSTLDVIVYAPALASKDARTLAVVHGMERALPGVRLEWRIADDGRLIALPQRDAWLTEGTKEGRFPLVCNGDESYPVTIFGSQIPARQSPGGQPLLDVHAELPLDKAVIAAAADVLGDVAEGAHAFWGHATPSGAGVEIARQTRDPARKPGVPPRGLPALKLPEKIRAPEIPHRLGWLNYWSAPAAQAIGFPDPTRDAELLSRARRTATGGWVVQLTDAPLDLDNPAHLDALLRAYERFPEIGGRAVP; encoded by the coding sequence ATGACCACCCAAAGCACCCTCGACGTCATTGTCTACGCGCCCGCTCTCGCCAGTAAGGACGCTCGCACACTCGCTGTCGTCCACGGGATGGAACGTGCGCTCCCCGGAGTGCGCCTGGAGTGGAGAATTGCCGATGACGGGCGCCTCATCGCATTGCCACAGCGCGACGCGTGGCTCACAGAAGGGACGAAAGAGGGGAGATTCCCTCTGGTGTGCAACGGTGATGAGAGCTACCCCGTTACGATTTTTGGGTCGCAGATTCCCGCGCGCCAATCACCGGGCGGGCAGCCGTTACTCGACGTCCATGCAGAGCTGCCACTGGACAAGGCCGTCATCGCGGCAGCAGCGGATGTGCTTGGAGACGTGGCAGAGGGGGCCCACGCGTTTTGGGGGCATGCGACGCCATCGGGTGCAGGCGTCGAGATCGCACGGCAAACACGCGATCCGGCCCGCAAACCAGGGGTTCCGCCCCGGGGGCTGCCAGCACTCAAGCTGCCAGAGAAAATCCGCGCGCCTGAGATTCCGCATCGCCTCGGGTGGTTGAACTACTGGTCTGCCCCGGCCGCGCAGGCCATCGGGTTCCCGGACCCGACCCGTGACGCCGAGCTGCTTTCACGGGCACGGCGTACGGCGACGGGCGGATGGGTCGTGCAGCTCACCGATGCGCCTCTCGACCTGGACAACCCCGCCCACCTGGACGCGCTCCTGCGGGCCTATGAGCGGTTCCCGGAGATCGGCGGACGTGCAGTGCCTTGA